A single genomic interval of Bradyrhizobium sp. sBnM-33 harbors:
- a CDS encoding acyl-CoA dehydrogenase family protein, with amino-acid sequence MDLTFSAEERAFEKEVREFIAANLTPEMKRATALTPSVFSDPDIGMAWQRALHNKGWGAPGWPVDHGGPDWTPAQRWIFEAECARAGAPNVNVMGVKMVGPVIIGFGSPEQKNFYLPRILSGEDYWCQGYSEPGSGSDLASLKTRAVRDGDEYIINGTKIWTTHAHHANRMFALVRTNETERQQDGISFILIDMKTPGITIRPILTIGGDHEVNQVFFDDVRVPVANRVGEEGKGWTYGKYLLEFERGSGIASAKLRDALKTVSSLAESDATGRAIDDPDIAVRMSEIEVDIDTLEMTELRVLSALQTGQNPGAVSSLLKLRVSEIRQAVTRLGVDVIGNDGLYVEPMRPLYRLNEAPGIPEEMLPVVPEYLNGRAYTIFGGSSEIQRDIVAKMVLGL; translated from the coding sequence ATGGATCTTACCTTCAGCGCCGAAGAACGCGCCTTCGAGAAAGAGGTACGCGAGTTCATCGCAGCAAACCTCACGCCGGAAATGAAGCGCGCCACCGCGCTGACGCCTTCGGTGTTCTCCGATCCTGATATCGGCATGGCCTGGCAGCGCGCGCTGCACAACAAGGGCTGGGGCGCGCCGGGCTGGCCGGTAGATCATGGCGGGCCCGACTGGACGCCGGCGCAACGCTGGATTTTTGAGGCCGAATGCGCCCGCGCCGGCGCGCCAAACGTGAACGTGATGGGCGTCAAGATGGTTGGCCCGGTCATCATCGGCTTCGGCTCGCCCGAGCAGAAGAATTTTTATCTGCCGCGGATTCTCTCCGGCGAGGATTACTGGTGCCAGGGCTATTCCGAGCCGGGCTCCGGCTCCGACCTCGCTTCGCTGAAAACTCGCGCGGTGCGCGACGGCGACGAGTACATTATCAACGGCACCAAGATCTGGACGACGCACGCCCACCATGCCAACCGGATGTTCGCGCTGGTGCGCACCAACGAGACCGAACGGCAGCAGGACGGCATCTCTTTCATCCTGATCGACATGAAGACGCCAGGTATCACCATAAGGCCGATTCTCACCATCGGTGGCGATCATGAGGTCAACCAGGTGTTTTTTGACGACGTGCGCGTGCCCGTCGCCAACCGCGTCGGCGAGGAAGGCAAGGGCTGGACCTACGGCAAATATCTGCTCGAGTTCGAACGCGGCTCCGGCATCGCCTCGGCCAAGCTGCGCGATGCGCTGAAGACGGTCTCTAGCCTTGCCGAATCTGACGCGACCGGCCGCGCCATCGACGATCCCGATATCGCGGTGCGGATGTCGGAAATCGAGGTCGATATCGATACACTCGAGATGACGGAATTGCGCGTGCTGTCGGCGCTGCAGACCGGGCAAAATCCTGGCGCGGTGTCGTCGCTCCTAAAACTGCGCGTCAGCGAAATCCGCCAGGCGGTGACGCGGCTCGGCGTCGACGTGATCGGCAATGACGGCCTCTATGTCGAACCAATGCGGCCGCTCTACCGGCTCAACGAGGCACCGGGCATCCCCGAGGAGATGCTGCCGGTGGTGCCGGAATATCTCAACGGCCGGGCGTATACGATCTTCGGCGGCTCATCCGAGATCCAGCGCGATATCGTCGCGAAGATGGTGTTGGGGCTCTAG
- a CDS encoding acyl-CoA dehydrogenase family protein, whose protein sequence is MDLTLSDEQRLLRESADRFVSETYTADHRRRIANDPLGFSADIWKQFADLGWLALPIAESHGGLGGGAIEIGILMEAFGRALVSEPYLSTVVIGASLISECGSEAQKQALLPKIADGSLILAFAHSERQARYDLAKVATTAKRTPDGWRIDGQKTAVLDGSAAAQIVVSARIDGGKLGLFIVPRGIPGLAARDFPRLGGGRACNLELRDVQLPADALLGDGGDALPAIEGAVDRAMAALGAEAVGIMQTLLDQTLEYTKIRKQFGRPLSANQVIRHRLADMAMQCDEARSMALRAALMADAEPVARSRAASGAKAKIGKCARFVAEQSVQLHGAMGVTEELDIGSYFKRLLTFETLFGGSAHHYRRHAALGGRAVQA, encoded by the coding sequence ATGGACCTCACCCTGAGCGACGAGCAGCGGCTGCTGCGCGAAAGTGCCGACCGCTTCGTCAGCGAGACCTATACCGCCGATCATCGCCGCCGGATCGCCAATGATCCGCTCGGCTTCAGCGCCGACATCTGGAAACAGTTCGCCGATCTCGGCTGGTTGGCGCTGCCGATTGCCGAGTCGCATGGCGGGCTCGGCGGCGGCGCGATCGAGATCGGCATCCTGATGGAGGCGTTCGGACGTGCGCTCGTTTCCGAACCATATCTTTCAACCGTCGTCATCGGCGCATCGTTGATCTCGGAATGCGGCTCTGAGGCGCAGAAGCAGGCACTGTTGCCGAAAATTGCCGATGGTTCACTGATTCTGGCATTCGCGCATTCCGAACGACAGGCGCGATACGACCTTGCCAAGGTGGCTACGACAGCAAAGAGAACACCTGACGGCTGGCGTATCGACGGGCAGAAGACCGCCGTCCTCGACGGCAGCGCCGCCGCGCAGATCGTCGTCTCGGCGCGCATCGATGGCGGCAAGCTTGGTCTGTTCATCGTGCCGCGCGGCATTCCCGGACTCGCCGCACGCGACTTCCCCCGGCTTGGTGGCGGCCGCGCCTGCAACCTCGAACTCAGGGATGTGCAGCTTCCCGCCGATGCTCTGCTTGGCGACGGCGGCGACGCGCTGCCGGCGATCGAGGGCGCGGTCGATCGCGCCATGGCTGCGCTCGGTGCCGAAGCCGTCGGTATCATGCAGACGCTGCTCGACCAGACGCTGGAATATACCAAGATACGAAAGCAGTTCGGCCGACCGCTATCGGCCAATCAGGTGATCCGCCATCGCCTGGCGGATATGGCCATGCAGTGCGACGAAGCGCGCTCGATGGCGCTGCGCGCCGCACTGATGGCCGATGCCGAACCGGTGGCGCGCAGCCGTGCCGCTTCGGGCGCCAAAGCCAAGATCGGTAAATGCGCCCGCTTCGTCGCCGAGCAATCGGTCCAGCTTCATGGCGCGATGGGCGTAACCGAAGAGCTCGATATCGGCTCCTACTTCAAACGGCTGCTCACCTTCGAGACGCTGTTCGGCGGCAGCGCCCATCATTATCGCCGGCACGCTGCCCTTGGCGGCCGCGCCGTCCAGGCCTGA
- a CDS encoding enoyl-CoA hydratase, with amino-acid sequence MTAFETIVVERPEPRIARIVMNRPEARNAQNLQMTYDLNAAFDQAVQDDAVKVIVLAGNGPHFSSGHDLRPAAKNTAGVDFPPIGNWGGFAEPNAHGRFAREQEIYLQITRRWRNLAKPTIAEVHGKCIAGGLMLAWACDLIVASDDAEFCDPVVTMGVCGVEWFVHPWELGPRKAKELLFTADVWSAEEAHRLGMVNHVVPRDELSPFVIKLAERIAAKPSFALKLTKEAVNRSVDVMGQPAAIEQAFALHQLCHAHNLQEFGTIVDPAGLHPSVRKPAQAS; translated from the coding sequence TTGACCGCTTTCGAAACCATCGTCGTAGAGCGACCGGAGCCGCGCATCGCGCGGATCGTGATGAACCGGCCCGAGGCGCGCAACGCGCAGAACCTGCAGATGACCTACGACCTCAACGCCGCCTTCGATCAGGCGGTGCAGGACGATGCGGTCAAGGTCATCGTTCTCGCCGGCAACGGCCCGCATTTTTCGTCCGGGCATGATCTGCGTCCGGCGGCTAAGAACACTGCCGGCGTGGATTTTCCGCCGATCGGAAATTGGGGCGGGTTCGCCGAACCCAACGCCCACGGCCGCTTTGCGCGCGAGCAGGAAATCTATCTGCAGATCACGCGACGCTGGCGCAACCTCGCAAAGCCGACGATTGCCGAAGTGCACGGCAAATGCATCGCCGGCGGATTGATGCTGGCGTGGGCCTGCGACCTCATTGTCGCAAGCGATGATGCCGAGTTCTGTGATCCCGTGGTCACCATGGGCGTCTGCGGCGTCGAATGGTTCGTGCATCCCTGGGAGCTCGGCCCGCGCAAGGCCAAGGAATTGCTGTTCACCGCCGACGTCTGGAGCGCGGAGGAAGCGCACCGGCTCGGCATGGTCAACCACGTCGTGCCGCGGGACGAGCTTTCCCCCTTCGTGATAAAGCTTGCTGAAAGGATCGCGGCAAAACCTTCCTTCGCGCTGAAGCTGACCAAGGAAGCGGTCAACCGTTCAGTCGACGTGATGGGACAACCTGCGGCGATCGAGCAGGCATTCGCGCTGCATCAGCTCTGCCACGCGCACAATCTGCAGGAATTCGGGACGATCGTCGATCCCGCGGGCCTCCATCCCTCCGTCCGGAAACCGGCACAGGCCAGCTAA
- a CDS encoding LemA family protein, protein MRRFLTVLATLSCLSLTNCGYNAIQTNDERVKSGWSEVVNQYQRRADLVPNLVNSVKGFAQQEKDVLLGVTNARAKVGSIQATPEVLNDPAAFQKFQAAQSELTSALSRLLVVTENYPQLKSDALFRDLMAQLEGTENRITVARNRYIKAVQDYNVGIRTFPNNLTAMAFGYKEKPNFAVENEKAISTAPKVDFNPTPAPAK, encoded by the coding sequence ATGCGCAGATTTTTAACCGTGCTGGCGACGCTGTCGTGCCTGAGTCTGACCAATTGCGGCTACAACGCCATCCAGACCAATGACGAGCGGGTCAAGTCCGGTTGGTCGGAAGTGGTCAACCAATACCAGCGCCGCGCCGATCTGGTGCCCAACCTCGTCAATTCCGTAAAAGGCTTTGCGCAGCAGGAAAAAGACGTGCTGCTCGGCGTCACCAATGCCCGCGCCAAGGTTGGCAGTATCCAGGCCACGCCGGAGGTGCTGAACGATCCCGCCGCGTTCCAGAAATTCCAGGCCGCCCAAAGCGAACTTACGAGCGCGCTGTCGCGGCTGTTGGTCGTCACCGAAAATTATCCGCAGCTCAAATCGGACGCGCTGTTTCGCGATTTGATGGCGCAGCTCGAAGGCACCGAAAACCGCATCACGGTGGCGCGCAACCGCTACATCAAGGCGGTGCAGGACTATAACGTCGGCATCCGCACGTTCCCAAACAATCTGACGGCGATGGCGTTCGGCTACAAGGAAAAGCCGAATTTCGCGGTGGAGAACGAGAAGGCGATCTCGACGGCGCCGAAGGTTGACTTCAATCCGACGCCGGCGCCCGCCAAGTAG
- a CDS encoding TPM domain-containing protein → MNAARASLLALLLCWAASALALVAVPPLSGPVVDQTGTLTAGDIAALTQRLKDLETRKGSQIAVLIVPTTDGEAIEQLALRVAEAWKIGRKKIDDGALLVIAKNDRRLRIEVGYGLEGALTDATTKRIIDEDITPKFKSGDFAGGVSAGVNRMIAVANGEKLPEPEPPHWQSPGLSNYVDPFNPFILVFVFIVGGVLRAVLGRFIGAAATGGIAGIFGWFVAGSLAAAILIGLIAFVVSFLVQNMGSMGPSVGRRGRDSGWVGGSGGSWSGGSSSSDSGFRGGGGSFGGGGASGSW, encoded by the coding sequence ATGAACGCTGCGAGAGCGTCCCTTCTTGCGCTACTGCTGTGCTGGGCTGCTTCAGCCCTGGCGCTCGTCGCGGTTCCGCCCTTGAGCGGGCCGGTCGTCGATCAGACCGGCACGCTCACCGCCGGCGACATCGCCGCGCTGACGCAGCGGCTGAAGGATCTCGAGACGCGAAAGGGCAGCCAGATCGCGGTGCTGATCGTGCCGACGACCGACGGCGAGGCCATCGAGCAACTCGCGCTCCGCGTCGCGGAAGCCTGGAAGATCGGCCGCAAGAAAATTGACGACGGCGCGCTGCTCGTGATCGCCAAGAACGATCGCCGCTTGCGGATCGAGGTCGGCTACGGCCTCGAGGGCGCGCTCACCGATGCCACCACCAAGCGCATCATCGACGAGGACATCACGCCAAAATTCAAGAGCGGCGATTTCGCCGGCGGCGTTTCGGCAGGCGTCAACCGGATGATTGCGGTCGCCAATGGCGAGAAACTGCCGGAGCCGGAGCCGCCACACTGGCAAAGTCCCGGCCTGTCCAACTATGTCGACCCGTTCAATCCATTTATTCTCGTCTTCGTTTTCATTGTCGGCGGGGTGCTGAGGGCGGTGCTCGGCCGATTCATCGGCGCGGCGGCAACCGGCGGCATCGCGGGAATCTTCGGCTGGTTCGTTGCGGGATCGCTCGCAGCGGCTATCCTCATCGGCCTTATCGCGTTTGTCGTAAGTTTCCTCGTCCAGAACATGGGCTCGATGGGGCCAAGCGTGGGACGCCGCGGCAGAGACAGTGGATGGGTTGGTGGCAGCGGCGGCTCCTGGTCCGGCGGTAGCAGCTCCAGCGACAGCGGGTTCCGCGGTGGTGGCGGCAGCTTTGGCGGCGGCGGTGCATCGGGGAGCTGGTAG
- a CDS encoding TPM domain-containing protein yields the protein MSIKRIIRHLLQHHWRRRRDFPPAVLARIEQAIKAGEATHSGQVRFVVEGALDGAPLFRNQPARERALDVFSHLRIWDTADNNGVLIYLLLADHDVEIVADRGINAKVGAAGWEKICKEMEADFRAGDFERGVIKGVAAVSRELATHFPKAGGGANELPDAPVVM from the coding sequence ATGAGCATCAAACGTATCATCAGGCATCTTCTCCAGCATCACTGGCGCCGCCGCCGCGATTTCCCGCCAGCCGTCTTGGCGAGGATCGAACAGGCGATCAAAGCGGGCGAGGCAACTCATTCCGGACAGGTCCGTTTCGTGGTCGAAGGCGCGCTCGACGGCGCGCCGTTGTTTCGCAACCAACCCGCGCGAGAACGGGCGCTGGACGTCTTTTCGCATTTGCGGATATGGGATACCGCCGACAATAACGGCGTGCTGATCTATCTCTTGCTTGCCGATCACGACGTCGAGATCGTCGCCGACCGCGGCATCAATGCCAAGGTCGGCGCAGCCGGCTGGGAGAAGATCTGCAAGGAGATGGAAGCGGATTTCAGGGCAGGCGATTTCGAACGCGGTGTGATCAAGGGCGTCGCCGCGGTGTCGCGCGAATTGGCGACCCATTTTCCGAAGGCTGGCGGCGGGGCGAATGAGCTGCCGGACGCGCCGGTCGTGATGTAA
- a CDS encoding glutathione S-transferase C-terminal domain-containing protein, with product MIAANRLQWLDGQMADGRQYICSKRFTLADILLYGWLDFAGQVGQPLDTANINIVAWMARVGERPPVKA from the coding sequence ATGATCGCCGCCAACCGTCTGCAATGGCTCGACGGCCAGATGGCCGATGGCCGCCAATATATCTGCAGCAAGCGCTTCACGCTGGCCGATATCCTGCTCTATGGCTGGCTCGATTTCGCCGGCCAGGTCGGCCAGCCGCTCGATACGGCAAACATCAATATCGTGGCCTGGATGGCGCGGGTGGGAGAGCGGCCTCCGGTGAAGGCGTGA
- a CDS encoding glutathione S-transferase translates to MKLYDSVGPNPRIVRMFMAEKGMEMPKQTVDLRKGENREAEHLKRNPHGQMPTLELDDGSYLSEITAICEYLEEKRPNPPLIGATPEERAECRMWTRRIDLNICEPLANGFRFGEGLNFSRSASSVRPRPRPA, encoded by the coding sequence ATGAAGCTTTACGACTCGGTCGGGCCGAACCCGCGCATTGTCCGCATGTTCATGGCGGAAAAGGGCATGGAGATGCCGAAGCAGACGGTCGATCTGCGCAAGGGCGAGAACCGCGAGGCCGAGCATTTGAAGCGCAATCCGCACGGGCAGATGCCGACGCTCGAACTCGACGACGGCAGCTATCTGTCCGAGATCACCGCGATCTGCGAATATCTCGAAGAGAAGCGTCCGAACCCACCGCTGATCGGCGCTACGCCGGAAGAACGCGCCGAATGCCGGATGTGGACGCGGCGCATCGATCTCAACATCTGCGAGCCGCTCGCCAACGGCTTTCGTTTCGGAGAGGGCCTAAATTTTTCGAGAAGCGCATCCTCTGTGCGCCCGAGGCCTCGCCCGGCCTGA
- a CDS encoding MBL fold metallo-hydrolase: protein MSERRPSPFKTLLDSDVCSLIQAAEDVYQVRFKNRAANAYLVRGSSRTILIDVGLSSNYPHLLTSLNYIGVKPDDIDMVVLSHEHLDHIGAAYHFHGQAFIAAHRLAANKIMLRDDFSMLRKMFNEPNVPINIDLWLEEGNLIDLGNFRLNVMYTPGHTSACITLFDQDKGLLFASDTLMPGGVMGGVFGSGSIADYIQSLERLKGLNSKILLSGHGRLSDTPQEDVRIAIQRSHGLLSDTAQLFDALDARANFEPIMQSVRDLNKLDDS from the coding sequence ATGAGCGAGCGCAGACCAAGCCCGTTCAAGACGCTGCTTGACAGCGATGTCTGTTCGCTGATCCAGGCCGCCGAAGACGTTTATCAGGTCCGCTTTAAGAACCGCGCGGCGAACGCCTATCTGGTGCGCGGGAGCTCGCGTACCATCCTGATCGATGTCGGGCTGTCCTCGAACTATCCGCACCTGCTGACATCCCTCAATTACATCGGGGTGAAACCCGACGATATCGACATGGTGGTGCTGAGCCACGAGCATCTCGACCACATCGGCGCAGCCTATCACTTCCACGGCCAAGCCTTCATCGCGGCGCACAGGCTGGCCGCCAACAAGATCATGCTGCGCGACGACTTCTCGATGCTGCGCAAGATGTTCAACGAGCCGAACGTGCCGATCAACATCGACCTCTGGCTGGAAGAAGGCAATTTGATCGACCTCGGCAATTTCCGCCTTAACGTGATGTACACGCCCGGCCACACCTCGGCCTGCATCACACTGTTCGACCAGGACAAGGGGCTATTGTTTGCCTCTGACACGCTGATGCCCGGCGGCGTCATGGGCGGCGTGTTCGGCTCGGGCAGCATCGCCGATTACATTCAGTCGCTGGAGCGGCTGAAGGGACTGAACTCAAAGATCCTGCTGTCGGGCCACGGGCGACTGTCCGACACGCCGCAGGAGGATGTGCGGATCGCGATCCAGCGCTCGCACGGATTGTTGTCGGACACTGCGCAATTATTCGACGCGCTGGATGCGCGAGCGAATTTCGAACCGATCATGCAGTCGGTGCGTGACCTCAACAAGCTCGACGACAGCTAG
- a CDS encoding Crp/Fnr family transcriptional regulator encodes MTIEKCINEFDVDDVIFEEGSTGRELFVVLDGKVEIAKMNGAGKTVIVTLGKGEFFGEMAVIDGSARSATAIAASPKTRVMRINHARFVYLVSQQPAFALMIMDALSKRLRASNTVAFRTAGG; translated from the coding sequence ATGACCATCGAGAAATGCATCAACGAGTTTGATGTAGATGACGTCATTTTTGAGGAAGGCTCGACCGGGCGGGAACTGTTCGTCGTGCTCGACGGCAAGGTCGAGATCGCCAAGATGAACGGCGCCGGCAAGACCGTGATCGTCACGCTCGGCAAGGGTGAGTTCTTCGGCGAAATGGCGGTCATCGACGGCTCGGCGCGTTCGGCAACGGCCATTGCGGCCTCGCCGAAGACCCGCGTGATGCGGATCAATCACGCCCGCTTCGTCTACCTGGTCAGCCAGCAGCCGGCCTTTGCGCTGATGATCATGGATGCGCTCAGCAAGCGCCTGCGGGCATCCAACACGGTCGCCTTCCGAACCGCGGGCGGTTGA
- a CDS encoding glutathione S-transferase family protein codes for MPSYRLHYFPESGNSYKLALMLTLCGQKFEPVWTDFGGGVTRTPEWRRDVNPMGEIPVLEVDGERLTQTAPILLKLAKQFGRFGGEIEQEEFELLRWLFWDNHKLTGYMATYRYFRTFTPSPDEHVLKHFRRRLDDFLSILEQHMQKNAFAIGERPTVADISMMAYLHYPADETGYDWAVSHPAINAWLGRMAQLPGWKSAYDLLPGKRLTHYAK; via the coding sequence ATGCCCAGCTATCGACTGCATTACTTCCCGGAGTCGGGAAACAGCTACAAGCTCGCGCTGATGCTCACTCTGTGCGGGCAGAAGTTCGAGCCGGTATGGACCGATTTCGGCGGCGGCGTCACGCGTACGCCGGAATGGCGGCGCGATGTCAACCCGATGGGCGAAATTCCCGTGCTTGAGGTCGACGGCGAGCGTCTCACCCAGACGGCGCCGATCCTGCTCAAGCTGGCAAAGCAATTCGGCCGGTTCGGTGGTGAGATCGAGCAGGAGGAGTTCGAACTGCTGCGCTGGCTGTTCTGGGACAACCACAAGCTCACCGGCTACATGGCGACCTATCGCTATTTCCGCACCTTCACGCCGTCGCCGGACGAGCACGTGCTGAAACATTTCCGCAGGCGGCTCGACGATTTCCTGTCGATCCTCGAACAGCACATGCAGAAGAATGCATTTGCCATCGGCGAACGGCCGACGGTGGCCGACATTTCCATGATGGCCTATCTGCATTATCCCGCTGACGAGACCGGATATGATTGGGCGGTGAGCCATCCCGCGATCAACGCCTGGCTCGGACGGATGGCGCAGTTGCCGGGCTGGAAATCGGCCTATGATCTGTTGCCCGGCAAGCGCCTGACGCATTACGCCAAGTGA
- a CDS encoding CaiB/BaiF CoA transferase family protein, whose protein sequence is MEKGIFDGLKVLDCASFIAAPAAATVLSDFGADVIKIEPPGSGDPYRNLPNLPGYPHSEYNFAWMLEARNKKSLALDLSKPEGQAVLHRLAAQADVFITNYPPQVRERLGITHDHLAPHNERLIYASFTGYGEKGEEANKPGFDSNAYWARSGLMDLVRADEHTTPARSIAGMGDHPCAMALYGAIVTALYKRERTGKGSHVSSNLMANGVWAASVLAQAKLVGAKFGERRPRERALNAVTNHYQCKDGRWLILSLLNEDRQWPTLARCLGREDLVTDPRFETKKERHARSVELIKIFDETFATKDLAEWRRILDGNGLVFGVVGILDDIPNDKQMIENEVLVPFENDTMLTINSPIWIDGSRKVQPRKPPGIGEHSDEILRDAGYDEAAIKALRSAGAVA, encoded by the coding sequence ATGGAAAAGGGTATCTTCGACGGCCTCAAGGTTCTGGATTGCGCGAGCTTCATCGCTGCGCCCGCGGCCGCCACTGTGTTGTCGGATTTCGGCGCCGACGTGATCAAAATCGAGCCGCCCGGCTCCGGCGATCCCTATCGCAACCTGCCGAATTTGCCGGGTTACCCGCACAGCGAGTACAATTTTGCGTGGATGCTGGAGGCGCGCAACAAGAAGAGCCTGGCGCTCGATCTCTCCAAGCCCGAGGGGCAGGCGGTGCTGCATCGTCTCGCCGCCCAGGCGGACGTCTTCATCACCAATTATCCCCCGCAGGTACGCGAACGACTCGGCATCACGCATGATCATTTGGCGCCACACAACGAACGTCTGATCTACGCTTCCTTCACCGGTTACGGCGAAAAGGGCGAGGAAGCCAACAAGCCCGGCTTCGACTCCAACGCCTATTGGGCGCGCTCCGGCCTGATGGACCTGGTGCGGGCGGATGAACATACGACGCCGGCGCGCTCGATCGCCGGCATGGGCGACCACCCCTGCGCGATGGCGCTTTACGGCGCGATCGTCACCGCGCTCTACAAGCGCGAGCGCACCGGCAAGGGCTCGCATGTCAGCTCGAACCTGATGGCCAACGGCGTCTGGGCCGCTTCGGTGCTGGCGCAAGCAAAACTGGTCGGCGCGAAATTCGGCGAACGCCGCCCGCGCGAGCGCGCGCTGAACGCGGTGACTAACCACTACCAGTGCAAGGACGGACGCTGGCTGATCCTCTCCCTGCTCAACGAGGACCGGCAATGGCCGACGCTGGCGCGCTGCCTCGGCCGCGAGGATCTCGTCACCGATCCCCGCTTCGAGACCAAGAAGGAACGTCACGCGCGGTCGGTCGAGCTGATCAAGATTTTCGACGAGACGTTTGCGACCAAGGACCTCGCGGAATGGCGCAGGATACTCGACGGCAACGGCCTGGTCTTCGGCGTAGTCGGCATCCTCGATGATATTCCGAACGACAAGCAGATGATTGAGAACGAGGTGCTAGTGCCGTTCGAAAACGACACTATGCTGACGATCAATAGTCCGATCTGGATCGACGGCAGCCGCAAGGTCCAGCCGCGCAAGCCGCCCGGCATCGGAGAGCATAGCGACGAAATCCTGCGCGACGCCGGCTATGACGAGGCAGCAATCAAAGCGCTGCGCTCGGCCGGCGCAGTGGCGTAA